Proteins from a genomic interval of Neodiprion lecontei isolate iyNeoLeco1 chromosome 2, iyNeoLeco1.1, whole genome shotgun sequence:
- the LOC107217015 gene encoding rRNA-processing protein UTP23 homolog — MKISRHKKVHKHLSFFVNNFQFRQPYQVLVDGTFSFAALQNKLNIQDQLPKYFQASVKLLTTQCVILETEKLGPKVFGAMLIVKQFAVHKCGHEKEPVTGSKCLRSMIGKNNSHRYIVATQDRELQESVRKVPGVPLIYLHQKAPTLEQPSLASQKQALKYRTTVGMNAQQAETIALLKKQSGLAEESSESMPKKKRKKSGPNPLSCKKRKKVVPKQTENTNKSGKVRKRKKIKVPQHVKEALKGQGAEQ; from the exons ATGAAGATATCACGGCATAAAAAAGTGCACAAACATCTCAGTTTCTttgtcaataattttcaattccgaCAACCTTATCAGGTTCTTGTTGATGGTACATTCTCATTTGCAGCTCTTCAG aataaacTGAATATACAAGATCAGTTGCCAAAGTATTTTCAAGCCAGCGTTAAACTACTAACAACGCAATGTGTTATCctagaaacagaaaaattagGGCCAAAGGTTTTTGGTGCAATGCTTATCGTTAAACAGTTTGCTGTTCATAAATGTGGTCATGAAAAAGAGCCGGTCACAGGTTCCAAGTGCTTGCGCTCAATGATtggcaaaaataattcccacAG GTATATAGTAGCAACTCAGGATCGAGAGCTCCAGGAAAGCGTTAGAAAAGTTCCTGGAGTACcccttatttatttacatcaaAAAGCTCCTACACTTGAGCAACCTTCTCTAGCTAGTCAGAAACAAGCGTTAAAGTATCGAACTACAGTAGGAATGAATGCACAACAAGCAGAAACGATAGCTTTGTTAAAAAAGCAGTCCGGTTTAGCAGAAGAAAGCAGTGAGTCGATgccgaaaaagaaaaggaaaaaaagtggCCCAAATCCTTTGAGTTGCAAGAAGCGGAAGAAAGTTGTACCAAAGCAAACAGAAAATACTAACAAATCTGGCAAAGttcggaaaagaaaaaaaataaaagttccCCAACATGTCAAAGAAGCTTTAAAAGGTCAGGGTGCAGAGCAATAA
- the LOC107217013 gene encoding enhancer of mRNA-decapping protein 4 isoform X1, with amino-acid sequence MHMCNGDSSMTGKMIKPTDESVRPYQYPQTVEFNGQEDQHSVELFSTDVTIVPSPGGHDHGSSKVKLKNIVDFTWELRFYTGQLLAVHMSGKYLAYGIKAGTGGGVVRVVYKEREQRALLRGMRGAIQDLAFAHISNAILACVDHSGSLFVYSIESTHLKLVCNLVLQVDADDASPTSHRVIWCPYIPEDEPAEGDEVSKLLVLTRGSKAELWSVAAVAARLGSGPIKISDVAQNDGWGGMMEINQHSGTIVEATFSPDGTALATASLDGEVKFFQVYMHNSSTHQGAQQQPRCLHQWKPHGGRPISSLFFLDDHKSYQPEAQFWRFAVTGCDNNSELKVWSCESWTCLQTIKFAPLNGKTPVLKAGLDLSAGYLLLSDIYNKVLYVLSLAKDSSDALACVNTISEFLLPYPILSFGIVDAGQRRVRPTGESLEDLCPLEDETEDQLVVRMYLVQPKSLQECHIAFRPVTQSDGHCLMDTLSHDSLHYMEDIPGIAAMNQNGNIEENGDEELTVGAAIEAASNHSTGLNLMTPDAFSSPAKKEGNNIDSNSASPDLGAVLSASPSLAQAVQALNSTEPPLATSELGEQAQASGGSSPSREVREIFSLGAPETEPEAKPDSETAVAEIWPGIPIGLLKDVRAIEEPEEFVEDEDAELPTKLTKNDLPEASVESDQPEETNWCIPDTGSIIALTTKLDSILKTVEDQRQELRELRSEVTRLQQDTPVTARVESVMARATQQQNTSLEQTLLVQLSRQQEILCSLESAVTDKIEKNLPKIVDGALDPLRHQLRLDISRMDDLMKENLTQLVSGAHIRDTLALTAASAAKPVLEAVFKEAFTTVLLPGMERACQTMFKQVQDAFSRGTREYIQNIDSMADKQRQRRNEQQSEALAATVRQELQNELSKGLRVMQEGTTRVVRDTIRENLSQHLTEISGARSRATTPGLQASPIGADAQARVLNLLQRGQLNAAFQQALSASDLNLVVLVCQRTEPSRVFSPPPGLGSGGPRCLLQQPVLLSLIQQLSADLGQQTELKYRWLEEAVMNLNPDDPVTHEHMGTVLMALQSQLTAFITANPIHRSAKQMKMLAMAAKAIRGQSL; translated from the exons atgcatatgtgcAACGG TGATTCATCGATGACAGGGAAAATGATTAAGCCGACTGATGAAAGTGTCAGGCCGTATCAATATCCGCAAACTGT GGAATTCAATGGGCAGGAAGACCAGCACTCTGTAGAACTATTCAGTACTGATGTGACGATTGTCCCATCGCCCGGAGGGCATGATCACGGAAGTTCCAAAGTGAAGCTAAAAAACATTGTCGATTTTACATGGGAACTACGATTTTATACGGGACAATTACTTGCAGTTCATATGTCAGGCAAATATCTTGCATATGGAATCAAGG CTGGAACAGGCGGAGGAGTTGTTCGTGTCGTTTACAAGGAGAGGGAGCAGCGAGCGTTGTTGAGAGGAATGCGTGGTGCTATTCAAGATCTTGCTTTTGCTCATATCAGTAACGCGATATTGGCGTGTGTTGATCACTCTGGTAGCTTGTTCGTATATTCCATAGAATCTACACATCTAAAACTCGTTTGCAACCTCGTTCTACAAGTTGATGCAGATGATGCTTCACCAACTAGTCACCGTGTCATATGGTGCCCTTATATCCCTGAAGACGAACCGGCTGAGGGCGACGAGGTATCCAAGCTCTTAGTCTTAACACGTGGATCTAAAGCTGAACTTTGGTCTGTTGCTGCAGTTGCAGCCAGGCTTGGATCTGGCCCAATAAAG ATCTCTGACGTGGCACAGAATGATGGATGGGGCGGTATGATGGAGATCAATCAACACTCTGGCACAATAGTTGAGGCCACATTTAGTCCCGATGGTACTGCTCTTGCTACAGCCAGTCTGGATGGAGAAGTCAAGTTTTTTCAagtatatatgcataatagCAGTACTCATCAAGGTGCACAGCAACAACCACGATGTCTGCATCAGTGGAAACCCCATGGCGGTCGACCAATTTCATCACTATTTTTTCTAGACGACCACAAAAGCTATCAGCCAGA AGCGCAATTCTGGAGGTTTGCTGTAACTGGCTGCGATAATAATTCAGAGTTAAAAGTCTGGTCCTGTGAGTCTTGGACATGTTTGCAAACTATAAAGTTTGCACCATTAAATGGAAAAACACCCGTCTTGAAAGCAGGTTTGGATTTAAGTGCAGGCTATCTTCTTCTTTCTGACATATACAACAAAGTTCTGTATGTGTTGAGCCTGGCTAAAGATAGTTCGGATGCCTTAGCCTGTGTGAATACAATTTCCGAATTCTTATTGCCATATCCAATCCTAAGTTTTGGAATCGTTGACGCTGGACAGCGCAGAGTTCGACCTACTGGGGAATCCCTTGAGGATTTATGCCCTCTCGAAGACGAAACGGAGGATCAGCTCGTAGTTAGGATGTATCTCGTACAACCAAAGTCTTTGCAGGAATGCCACATTGCCTTTAGACCTGTAACTCAGTCCGACGGTCACTGTCTTATGGACACTTTGAGTCACGATTCGTTACACTACATGGAAGATATTCCCGGTATTGCGGCTATGAACCAAAACGGAAACATTGAGGAAAATGGGGACGAAGAGCTAACGGTTGGTGCGGCAATCGAGGCAGCATCCAATCATAGTACAGGTCTGAATTTGATGACGCCTGATGCTTTCAGCTCCCCAGcaaaaaaagagggaaataaTATTGATTCAAATTCTGCAAGCCCTGATCTGGGGGCTGTCTTGTCAGCTAGTCCCTCACTAGCTCAAGCTGTGCAAGCATTAAATTCAACCGAGCCACCATTAGCGACAAGTGAACTTGGAGAGCAAGCGCAGGCGAGTGGAGGAAGCAGCCCTTCAAGGGAAGTAAGGGAAATATTCTCACTGGGAGCACCAGAAACCGAGCCTGAAGCCAAACCAGATTCTGAAACTGCTGTGGCAGAGATTTGGCCTGGTATTCCGATTGGCCTACTAAAAGATGTTCGAGCCATAGAAGAACCTGAAGAATTTGTGGAGGACGAGGATGCAGAACTGCCaacaaaattaacaaagaatGATCTTCCCGAAGCTAGTGTTGAATCTGACCAGCCTGAAGAAACTAACTGGTGTATACCTGATACTGGAAGTATAATTGCTCTAACAACCAAACTTGATTCTATTCTGAAAACAGTCGAAGACCAGCGCCAGGAGCTGAGAGAGTTGAGATCTGAAGTAACCAGGTTGCAACAAGATACACCGGTAACTGCTCGTGTTGAATCTGTGATGGCCAGAGCGACTCAGCAGCAAAATACATCCTTGGAACAAACACTGCTTGTTCAGCTATCACGCCAGCAGGAGATACTTTGTTCTTTGGAAAGTGCAGTGACGGATaagatagagaaaaatttaccaaaaataGTCGACGGTGCACTTGATCCCTTGAGGCATCAGCTGCGCTTAGATATATCACGAATGGATGACCTTATGAAAGAAAATCTCACGCAGCTAGTAAGTGGTGCTCATATACGTGACACTCTCGCCCTTACTGCAGCAAGTGCAGCGAAACCTGTACTTGAGGCCGTTTTTAAGGAAGCTTTCACAACGGTATTGTTACCAGGAATGGAAAGAGCGTGCCAGACTATGTTCAAACAAGTTCAAGACGCGTTTTCTCGGGGGACCCGTGAAT ACATTCAAAACATAGATTCGATGGCAGATAAACAACGGCAACGGAGAAACGAACAGCAGAGTGAAGCCCTGGCGGCAACCGTTCGTCAGGAGTTACAAAACGAACTTTCTAAGGGACTCAGGGTTATGCAGGAAGGAACGACAAGGGTAGTTCGCGACACAATCAGGGAGAATTTGAGTCAACATCTAACAGAAATATCTGGAGCAAG atctCGCGCAACAACTCCGGGTCTTCAAGCTAGCCCAATTGGTGCTGATGCTCAAGCAAGAGTTCTGAATCTTCTACAAAGAGGCCAGCTGAATGCTGCTTTTCAGCAGGCATTGAGTGCTAGTGACTTGAATCTCGTTGTTCTCGTCTGTCAACGTACCGAACCAAGCCGTGTCTTTTCTCCCCCTCCAGGCCTGGGGTCAGGTGGCCCACGCTGTCTACTTCAGCAGCCCGTTCTGCTGTCTTTAATACAACAACTTTCAGCTGATCTAGGACAACAAACTGAATTAAAATATAG GTGGTTAGAAGAAGCTGTTATGAACCTAAATCCAGATGACCCAGTAACTCACGAGCACATGGGAACCGTCCTTATGGCTCTACAAAGTCAATTGACAGCCTTCATCACAGCTAATCCAATCCACAGATCTGCTAAGCAGATGAAAATGCTTGCTATGGCCGCTAAGGCCATAAGAGGTCAAAGCCTATGA
- the LOC107217013 gene encoding enhancer of mRNA-decapping protein 4 isoform X2 translates to MTGKMIKPTDESVRPYQYPQTVEFNGQEDQHSVELFSTDVTIVPSPGGHDHGSSKVKLKNIVDFTWELRFYTGQLLAVHMSGKYLAYGIKAGTGGGVVRVVYKEREQRALLRGMRGAIQDLAFAHISNAILACVDHSGSLFVYSIESTHLKLVCNLVLQVDADDASPTSHRVIWCPYIPEDEPAEGDEVSKLLVLTRGSKAELWSVAAVAARLGSGPIKISDVAQNDGWGGMMEINQHSGTIVEATFSPDGTALATASLDGEVKFFQVYMHNSSTHQGAQQQPRCLHQWKPHGGRPISSLFFLDDHKSYQPEAQFWRFAVTGCDNNSELKVWSCESWTCLQTIKFAPLNGKTPVLKAGLDLSAGYLLLSDIYNKVLYVLSLAKDSSDALACVNTISEFLLPYPILSFGIVDAGQRRVRPTGESLEDLCPLEDETEDQLVVRMYLVQPKSLQECHIAFRPVTQSDGHCLMDTLSHDSLHYMEDIPGIAAMNQNGNIEENGDEELTVGAAIEAASNHSTGLNLMTPDAFSSPAKKEGNNIDSNSASPDLGAVLSASPSLAQAVQALNSTEPPLATSELGEQAQASGGSSPSREVREIFSLGAPETEPEAKPDSETAVAEIWPGIPIGLLKDVRAIEEPEEFVEDEDAELPTKLTKNDLPEASVESDQPEETNWCIPDTGSIIALTTKLDSILKTVEDQRQELRELRSEVTRLQQDTPVTARVESVMARATQQQNTSLEQTLLVQLSRQQEILCSLESAVTDKIEKNLPKIVDGALDPLRHQLRLDISRMDDLMKENLTQLVSGAHIRDTLALTAASAAKPVLEAVFKEAFTTVLLPGMERACQTMFKQVQDAFSRGTREYIQNIDSMADKQRQRRNEQQSEALAATVRQELQNELSKGLRVMQEGTTRVVRDTIRENLSQHLTEISGARSRATTPGLQASPIGADAQARVLNLLQRGQLNAAFQQALSASDLNLVVLVCQRTEPSRVFSPPPGLGSGGPRCLLQQPVLLSLIQQLSADLGQQTELKYRWLEEAVMNLNPDDPVTHEHMGTVLMALQSQLTAFITANPIHRSAKQMKMLAMAAKAIRGQSL, encoded by the exons ATGACAGGGAAAATGATTAAGCCGACTGATGAAAGTGTCAGGCCGTATCAATATCCGCAAACTGT GGAATTCAATGGGCAGGAAGACCAGCACTCTGTAGAACTATTCAGTACTGATGTGACGATTGTCCCATCGCCCGGAGGGCATGATCACGGAAGTTCCAAAGTGAAGCTAAAAAACATTGTCGATTTTACATGGGAACTACGATTTTATACGGGACAATTACTTGCAGTTCATATGTCAGGCAAATATCTTGCATATGGAATCAAGG CTGGAACAGGCGGAGGAGTTGTTCGTGTCGTTTACAAGGAGAGGGAGCAGCGAGCGTTGTTGAGAGGAATGCGTGGTGCTATTCAAGATCTTGCTTTTGCTCATATCAGTAACGCGATATTGGCGTGTGTTGATCACTCTGGTAGCTTGTTCGTATATTCCATAGAATCTACACATCTAAAACTCGTTTGCAACCTCGTTCTACAAGTTGATGCAGATGATGCTTCACCAACTAGTCACCGTGTCATATGGTGCCCTTATATCCCTGAAGACGAACCGGCTGAGGGCGACGAGGTATCCAAGCTCTTAGTCTTAACACGTGGATCTAAAGCTGAACTTTGGTCTGTTGCTGCAGTTGCAGCCAGGCTTGGATCTGGCCCAATAAAG ATCTCTGACGTGGCACAGAATGATGGATGGGGCGGTATGATGGAGATCAATCAACACTCTGGCACAATAGTTGAGGCCACATTTAGTCCCGATGGTACTGCTCTTGCTACAGCCAGTCTGGATGGAGAAGTCAAGTTTTTTCAagtatatatgcataatagCAGTACTCATCAAGGTGCACAGCAACAACCACGATGTCTGCATCAGTGGAAACCCCATGGCGGTCGACCAATTTCATCACTATTTTTTCTAGACGACCACAAAAGCTATCAGCCAGA AGCGCAATTCTGGAGGTTTGCTGTAACTGGCTGCGATAATAATTCAGAGTTAAAAGTCTGGTCCTGTGAGTCTTGGACATGTTTGCAAACTATAAAGTTTGCACCATTAAATGGAAAAACACCCGTCTTGAAAGCAGGTTTGGATTTAAGTGCAGGCTATCTTCTTCTTTCTGACATATACAACAAAGTTCTGTATGTGTTGAGCCTGGCTAAAGATAGTTCGGATGCCTTAGCCTGTGTGAATACAATTTCCGAATTCTTATTGCCATATCCAATCCTAAGTTTTGGAATCGTTGACGCTGGACAGCGCAGAGTTCGACCTACTGGGGAATCCCTTGAGGATTTATGCCCTCTCGAAGACGAAACGGAGGATCAGCTCGTAGTTAGGATGTATCTCGTACAACCAAAGTCTTTGCAGGAATGCCACATTGCCTTTAGACCTGTAACTCAGTCCGACGGTCACTGTCTTATGGACACTTTGAGTCACGATTCGTTACACTACATGGAAGATATTCCCGGTATTGCGGCTATGAACCAAAACGGAAACATTGAGGAAAATGGGGACGAAGAGCTAACGGTTGGTGCGGCAATCGAGGCAGCATCCAATCATAGTACAGGTCTGAATTTGATGACGCCTGATGCTTTCAGCTCCCCAGcaaaaaaagagggaaataaTATTGATTCAAATTCTGCAAGCCCTGATCTGGGGGCTGTCTTGTCAGCTAGTCCCTCACTAGCTCAAGCTGTGCAAGCATTAAATTCAACCGAGCCACCATTAGCGACAAGTGAACTTGGAGAGCAAGCGCAGGCGAGTGGAGGAAGCAGCCCTTCAAGGGAAGTAAGGGAAATATTCTCACTGGGAGCACCAGAAACCGAGCCTGAAGCCAAACCAGATTCTGAAACTGCTGTGGCAGAGATTTGGCCTGGTATTCCGATTGGCCTACTAAAAGATGTTCGAGCCATAGAAGAACCTGAAGAATTTGTGGAGGACGAGGATGCAGAACTGCCaacaaaattaacaaagaatGATCTTCCCGAAGCTAGTGTTGAATCTGACCAGCCTGAAGAAACTAACTGGTGTATACCTGATACTGGAAGTATAATTGCTCTAACAACCAAACTTGATTCTATTCTGAAAACAGTCGAAGACCAGCGCCAGGAGCTGAGAGAGTTGAGATCTGAAGTAACCAGGTTGCAACAAGATACACCGGTAACTGCTCGTGTTGAATCTGTGATGGCCAGAGCGACTCAGCAGCAAAATACATCCTTGGAACAAACACTGCTTGTTCAGCTATCACGCCAGCAGGAGATACTTTGTTCTTTGGAAAGTGCAGTGACGGATaagatagagaaaaatttaccaaaaataGTCGACGGTGCACTTGATCCCTTGAGGCATCAGCTGCGCTTAGATATATCACGAATGGATGACCTTATGAAAGAAAATCTCACGCAGCTAGTAAGTGGTGCTCATATACGTGACACTCTCGCCCTTACTGCAGCAAGTGCAGCGAAACCTGTACTTGAGGCCGTTTTTAAGGAAGCTTTCACAACGGTATTGTTACCAGGAATGGAAAGAGCGTGCCAGACTATGTTCAAACAAGTTCAAGACGCGTTTTCTCGGGGGACCCGTGAAT ACATTCAAAACATAGATTCGATGGCAGATAAACAACGGCAACGGAGAAACGAACAGCAGAGTGAAGCCCTGGCGGCAACCGTTCGTCAGGAGTTACAAAACGAACTTTCTAAGGGACTCAGGGTTATGCAGGAAGGAACGACAAGGGTAGTTCGCGACACAATCAGGGAGAATTTGAGTCAACATCTAACAGAAATATCTGGAGCAAG atctCGCGCAACAACTCCGGGTCTTCAAGCTAGCCCAATTGGTGCTGATGCTCAAGCAAGAGTTCTGAATCTTCTACAAAGAGGCCAGCTGAATGCTGCTTTTCAGCAGGCATTGAGTGCTAGTGACTTGAATCTCGTTGTTCTCGTCTGTCAACGTACCGAACCAAGCCGTGTCTTTTCTCCCCCTCCAGGCCTGGGGTCAGGTGGCCCACGCTGTCTACTTCAGCAGCCCGTTCTGCTGTCTTTAATACAACAACTTTCAGCTGATCTAGGACAACAAACTGAATTAAAATATAG GTGGTTAGAAGAAGCTGTTATGAACCTAAATCCAGATGACCCAGTAACTCACGAGCACATGGGAACCGTCCTTATGGCTCTACAAAGTCAATTGACAGCCTTCATCACAGCTAATCCAATCCACAGATCTGCTAAGCAGATGAAAATGCTTGCTATGGCCGCTAAGGCCATAAGAGGTCAAAGCCTATGA